One window of Triplophysa rosa linkage group LG10, Trosa_1v2, whole genome shotgun sequence genomic DNA carries:
- the ubxn4 gene encoding UBX domain-containing protein 4 isoform X1 produces MRWFEGSIPAAIASAKQLRCVFVVVITGDDDQSTQLMSSWEADSVSGAAHNCCVAIRLDAQSETCVQFSQIYPVVCIPSCFFIGENGVPLEVIAGSVTAEELTQRINKVRQMHTQQMDGERPHQPALVSHASDCSSATSKESLSAPVEEASGHHDKSLSSKDIPQSEEPLDAKVERLTKKLEERHKETRKVEEENVLKKEVDRWKLGKEVLDYKRKQEEEKTKRLLEERNREKAEERAARERVKQQIALDRADRATRYSQVQQEAEAARLTALQARAAEDEAKREATHRERSAVARIQFRLPDGSSFTNQFPSETRLQEARRFVVQEVGNRYGHFSLATMFPRREFTAEDLVRSLLELELAPSASIVLLPQSSRASNTVIHSSEGGGIWVVLGSLLFPLLAVWRFITSFLFRTPPPPASPRPQNQHTPSSGSSSEPKRDAVRKRVLEKRPEDFKKDGKIYRLRTQEDSEDDNNTWNGNSTQQM; encoded by the exons ATGCGTTGGTTCGAGGGTTCGATCCCGGCGGCCATCGCGTCAGCTAAACAACtcagatgtgtgtttgtggtggTGATTACAG GAGATGATGACCAGTCCACTCAGCTGATGTCCAGTTGGGAGGCGGACAGCGTGTCGGGTGCAGCTCACAACTGTTGTGTTGCGATTCGACTGGACGCTCAGAg TGAAACATGTGTGCAGTTTTCTCAGATCT ATCCAGTCGTGTGTATCCCGTCCTGCTTCTTCATCGGTGAGAACGGCGTCCCGCTGGAGGTCATCGCTGGCAGCGTCACGGCAGAGGAACTGACACAGAGAATCAACAAAGTCAGACAG ATGCACACGCAGCAGATGGATGGAGAGAGACCCCATCAGCCAGCGCTCGTCTCCCATGCATCAGACTGCAGCTCTGCCACATCTAAAG AATCTCTGTCTGCGCCGGTGGAGGAAGCATCTGGACACCATGATAAAAGTCTCTCCTCAAAGGACATCCCTCAGTCTGAGGAACCCTTAGATGCCAAAGTGGAGAG GTTAACAAAGAAACTTGAGGAGAGACATAAAGAGACGAGAAAAGTAGAAGAGGAG AATGTGCTGAAGAAGGAGGTGGACAGATGGAAGTTAGGCAAAGAGGTGCTGGACTACAAGAGGAAACAGGAGGAGGAGAAAACCAAACGTCTGCTGGAGGAGAGAAACCGTGAGAAAGCGGAAGAGAGAGCGGCCAGAGAGCGAGTCAAACAGCAGATCGCTCTG GACCGTGCAGACAGAGCCACCCGTTACTCTCAGGTCCAGCAGGAGGCAGAAGCGGCCAGATTAACGGCTCTACAGGCCAGAGCGGCCGAAGATGAAGCCAAGAGAGAAGCCACACATCGAGAGAGAAG CGCTGTCGCCAGGATTCAGTTCCGTCTGCCCGACGGCTCATCCTTCACTAACCAGTTTCCATCAGAGACGCGCCTGCAGGAAGCCAGACGATTTGTCGTGCAG GAGGTTGGAAACAGGTACGGTCATTTCTCACTGGCCACCATGTTCCCCAGAAGAGAGTTCACAGCTGAAGATCTGGTGAGAAGTTTACTGGAGCTTGAGCTGGCACCCAGCGCCTCCATCGTCCTGCTTCCT CAGTCCAGTCGAGCATCCAACACTGTGATCCACTCGTCTGAGGGTGGGGGCATCTGGGTTGTGCTGGGATCTTTACTCTTTCCCCTGCTGGCCGTCTGGAGATTCATCACCAGCTTCTTGTTCCGGACGCCCCCTCCGCCTGCGTCTCCTCGCCCTCAGAATCAACACACGCCTAGCTCAGGCTCCTCCTCAGAACCAAAGCG AGATGCTGTTCGTAAGAGAGTTCTTGAGAAAAGACCCGAGGACTTTAAAAAAGACGGTAAAATATATCGACTCCGGACACAAGAAGATAGTGAAGACGACAACAACACCTGGAATGGCAACTCTACACAACAGATGTAG
- the ubxn4 gene encoding UBX domain-containing protein 4 isoform X2, producing MRWFEGSIPAAIASAKQLRCVFVVVITGDDDQSTQLMSSWEADSVSGAAHNCCVAIRLDAQSETCVQFSQIYPVVCIPSCFFIGENGVPLEVIAGSVTAEELTQRINKVRQNVLKKEVDRWKLGKEVLDYKRKQEEEKTKRLLEERNREKAEERAARERVKQQIALDRADRATRYSQVQQEAEAARLTALQARAAEDEAKREATHRERSAVARIQFRLPDGSSFTNQFPSETRLQEARRFVVQEVGNRYGHFSLATMFPRREFTAEDLVRSLLELELAPSASIVLLPQSSRASNTVIHSSEGGGIWVVLGSLLFPLLAVWRFITSFLFRTPPPPASPRPQNQHTPSSGSSSEPKRDAVRKRVLEKRPEDFKKDGKIYRLRTQEDSEDDNNTWNGNSTQQM from the exons ATGCGTTGGTTCGAGGGTTCGATCCCGGCGGCCATCGCGTCAGCTAAACAACtcagatgtgtgtttgtggtggTGATTACAG GAGATGATGACCAGTCCACTCAGCTGATGTCCAGTTGGGAGGCGGACAGCGTGTCGGGTGCAGCTCACAACTGTTGTGTTGCGATTCGACTGGACGCTCAGAg TGAAACATGTGTGCAGTTTTCTCAGATCT ATCCAGTCGTGTGTATCCCGTCCTGCTTCTTCATCGGTGAGAACGGCGTCCCGCTGGAGGTCATCGCTGGCAGCGTCACGGCAGAGGAACTGACACAGAGAATCAACAAAGTCAGACAG AATGTGCTGAAGAAGGAGGTGGACAGATGGAAGTTAGGCAAAGAGGTGCTGGACTACAAGAGGAAACAGGAGGAGGAGAAAACCAAACGTCTGCTGGAGGAGAGAAACCGTGAGAAAGCGGAAGAGAGAGCGGCCAGAGAGCGAGTCAAACAGCAGATCGCTCTG GACCGTGCAGACAGAGCCACCCGTTACTCTCAGGTCCAGCAGGAGGCAGAAGCGGCCAGATTAACGGCTCTACAGGCCAGAGCGGCCGAAGATGAAGCCAAGAGAGAAGCCACACATCGAGAGAGAAG CGCTGTCGCCAGGATTCAGTTCCGTCTGCCCGACGGCTCATCCTTCACTAACCAGTTTCCATCAGAGACGCGCCTGCAGGAAGCCAGACGATTTGTCGTGCAG GAGGTTGGAAACAGGTACGGTCATTTCTCACTGGCCACCATGTTCCCCAGAAGAGAGTTCACAGCTGAAGATCTGGTGAGAAGTTTACTGGAGCTTGAGCTGGCACCCAGCGCCTCCATCGTCCTGCTTCCT CAGTCCAGTCGAGCATCCAACACTGTGATCCACTCGTCTGAGGGTGGGGGCATCTGGGTTGTGCTGGGATCTTTACTCTTTCCCCTGCTGGCCGTCTGGAGATTCATCACCAGCTTCTTGTTCCGGACGCCCCCTCCGCCTGCGTCTCCTCGCCCTCAGAATCAACACACGCCTAGCTCAGGCTCCTCCTCAGAACCAAAGCG AGATGCTGTTCGTAAGAGAGTTCTTGAGAAAAGACCCGAGGACTTTAAAAAAGACGGTAAAATATATCGACTCCGGACACAAGAAGATAGTGAAGACGACAACAACACCTGGAATGGCAACTCTACACAACAGATGTAG